The stretch of DNA TGGCCCCCAAAGCCCCACGCTCCCTCTCTAATTCCTCATCCTTCCCACATGTCCCCAGCACCCCTTCCTGGCTGCGCTCTAGCTCTGGCCTTTCACAGCCAGAAGTCTAAGTGTGTTTTCCTAAATAAAAGTACAGTGGAACTtggagtggttaggactctgtacttccactgcagggggcacaggtttgatccctgatctgggaactaagatctcacaagccactgTGGcttggacagaaaaaaaaaaaaaaagacagtggatCTTGGTTCTCCACCTATAGCAATACCAAGAACTGGTAGAATCTCtgaaaaaaactttctttttggAAAGCTTTCAGAAGTCTTGGTTGAAATTCAAAGGCCCCTCTCTTACCTACCTCATCACCTACCAGACAGTGTCGGGAAGCAGCAGGACGTATGATGTGGTTAGCCAGGTGGCTACGTGCAGTTGGTATTCAGTACATGTGGGCTGGAACACTAACTTTATTATCATTCCCCTTTGTTTCCAACCTCTTTAAACAAGATGGGCAGGGATCAATGGAAAATTTTCTAGACCTTTCTAGGGAAAACCCCAGGAGCTGTgtcttccctgccctcctcctccttttttccctTGCAAGTCTAGCTCCCCAGATCCAGCAGACCGCAGGGCACACGGTAGGGCTGGGCCTGTGTCTGCTGAATGAGTGGTGGACACCTCCTGGTAGGTTACTCTCAGGTCAGCCCAGGAACTTCCCACCTGCCAGGACTGCTGCTTGGGATTGTGGAGTTTGTGCCCTGAACATCAGCAAGGGGGGAATCAGGGGTGGCTGAAATCCGACAGGCAAGGTTGGGGTCAAGCCTGGAAGGATGAATAGAGGCCTTTTCCTAATTAGTCTTCccggtgtgtgtgggggggtaaGGGTGGATTTCCACTTGGTCCGCCCATACCCGCCACTTTCCTGGATTTTCTGCGCATCGGAGGCACCCTTTCCTAATCATGCAGAGGTGCTGTGCgctctcctgcctgcctgctgctgctgctaagtcgcttcagtcgtgcccgactccgtgtgaccccatagatggcagcccaccaggctcccccgtccctgggactctccaggcaagaacactggagtgggttgccatttccttctccaatgcatgaaagtgaaaagtgaaagtgaagtcgctcagtcgtgtctgactcttagcgaccccatggactgcagcctaccaggctcctcagtccatgggattttccaggcaagagtactggagtggggtgccatcgccttcgcGGCAAGTGACGCTGGGCTTTCTTAAGGCAAGGCCcattctgaagaaggaaatccCATTCcatgcagaaaacaaaatatagacAACCACCTATTAAAATTCCAATCGGGGCACTTCCTGATTATTGACAGCTGCACAGGCATCAGTCCCCACCCCGAGGCCAGTTAGAAGGAAGTGGGTGATGAACCACCATTCCCGGGCTCAAGCCTCATGGCACCTGCTTGTTGCTGGCTTCCCCCGCCCCGCGTCCCTGCCCTGGGCCAGGCGCTTCACACAGACTCCATCTGATACCTGCTTTTCAGTAGCCCTTGAGATGGGAACTTTTtcctctccattttacagatggggaaacggaGCTTGACAGAAGCGACCAGACTTGCCCCGAACCTTCTTCAGCTGGGAAGTTCAGGGACCTAGGAAATCAGGCCCCTCTTTGCCCAGAAAATCCTGCACACTCTGGAAACCTTCTCTTGGAATCTTGCTGGCCCCACACATCTCATGCATGTCCTTCGGGCGCCTGCCTTTTTTGGGGGCGGGGATCGGGTTAGGCGCCACAGTCAGGGTACCAGGGAGGGCCCTTCACtgatctccccccaccccccaacacccgTGCAGGCGCGAAGGCCCCCTTGTGGAAGAAGGAGCTGGAGGAGCCCCGGGCCAGGGAGGCAGAGGCGGAGGCCGAAGCCGCGGAGGAGGAGTCAGAGTCGGAGTCGGAGTCGGACGAGGAGAGGCCGCCGGAGGAGAGCGCGGCCGAGGGCGAGGCCAAGGCCGGCGGTGAGGCTGAGGGCGGCGAGGGCCGTGAGCGGGGCTCGGTGTCGTACTACCCGCTGCGCCAGGAGTCCAGCACCCAGCAGGTGGCGCTGCTGCGGCGCGCGGAGAGCGGTTTCTGGGGTTGGTTCAGCCCCTTGGCGCTGCTCGGAGGCCTAGCCGCGCCGGCCGACAGGTGAGGGCGCGCCCCGCGGCGGGGGCGGGATGCCCGGGGCGCCCCGCGCGAGCAAGCGGCGCGGTGCCCTGAGCGCCCCGGTCCTCCCCCGCAGGAAGCGGAGCCCTCCCGAGGAGCCGTGCGTGCTGGAgacgcggcggcggcggccgcgcggCGGGGGCTGCGCGCGCTGCGAGATCCTTTTCTGCAAGAAGTGCAGGAACTTGCACAGCTCGCCGAGCTACGTGGCGCATTGCGTTCTGGAGCACCCGGATCTGGGGAAGACGCGGCCTGCCCACGGCGGCCCCTGAGTGCCAccaaccctcccacccccaactccctgcCTCTGTAGCCGTTCATCTTCGCCTCCACCCCAAATGCCCGCAACCTCCCCTCTCTTCCCCGACGTCGATCACGTGCCGCAGAGCCTCCCTTCAGGGGTGCCCTCTCTCGGAGCAGACCAGCAGGCGCACCCCGATGGGGCGGCCCCACCTGTCATCAGTGCGGAGCCCAACATCATCACCTGGAGGTCCGTTCCTGCAACAGCGCCTCCCTGGTCAGCACGCGGTGCCCATCGCCCACCTGACTCCCGTCCCCTGCCCACAGCCCTCTCACTTGTCTCTTGGGTATTTCAGGTTCCTTCTGGCCCGGTGGGCAGAGGCATCGCCTAAAGTAAATAACCCCTCTGGGAAACTTGCCTCTCCCCTCAAATCCTCCAATAAAGCCTCTGATCCAAGTGTCAGTGCCTAGAGGAGGGGCGAGGACCCCGGTGAGCGTGATAAAGATCAACCCTCCTTGCCCTTCCCCCGGGTTCAAGCCAGAGGGAAAAGGGCAGGCGGAGAGCCTCCTCCCAGCAGCTCGGGGCGGAACCAAGCCCTTGCAGCCGAGGGCAATCAAAGGCCATTCTCCCCACTGCGCGCTGAGAAGAAAAAAGGCAGGCTCCGCGCCAGGAATGCCCACTGGGAGCTGAGGGCTGAAGCTGGTTGGACCTTCCTCCCCTCCGGCGGGAAGGCCGCTCTGACCGCGGTCAACGTGTGTGCCGACGAGGCCCTGGAAGGTGTGGAGTGCGCAGGACTAAAGAGTTAGCCCAGAAGCCTGCTGAGACTGaagacagggaggctggggagcTGGGTCCTTCTCCAGGAATCCCAGCTATTCTTGGCCGGCCAGCGGGAGCTCCTGGAATGCTTCGTGTGTGGCCAGGACAACGGGGCCATTGTCAGCACCGGTGCTCTCCCAGTCTGCAGAGGCCCCCAGCGCCTGCAGCAGCCAGACCTCCAAAGAGGCCCCTGTCATCCTGCGGCCACACAGGGTTCTCCATCTGGCCTGGAGAGTGAGTGGGTGAAggacattttgctttttgaagAGAGCGGCAGGCCCCCTCTCCCCATCTCGACTATACACACGCACAGCTCACTGGGCCCGGCTAGGAAAAAGAACATGGTTGCCCCCTCCCCAGCATCCATGCCCACCTGCTCTCACTGGACACTGGTCCAAGGAAGCTGCTCCCCTGCTCACTCGCTGGGAGCACCTCTTTATTCcaacacccccaaaaaaaaaaaaaacagggcccAGCAGGTCTGCATTGGTCTCCTTGTTCTGGGTCCTGACTCTCCTGAGGTTTGAGACTCTGGTACCCAAACCATACAAGCAAGCTTCCTGCAGGCAGGGCCTCTGATTAAATAAGACACAGTTCTCTAGGGACCAAGTCAGGAGGTCCTGAGGGGAAGGAACAGTCTGGGAAAGTGTCCCAACTTCTCTGCTGAGTTTGGCAGccttcctggttgtccagtgctGTGGTCTCAGGGACAGGAACTGCACCTTTGGGGCAGAGACAAAATCCCCAAGGCCTGGGGAGGAATGAGTCCCTGGGGAAAGGGCCATGGGGTCTGGGACCTTTTTAGCTTCTCGTTGAGTTGATCCCACAATGGTCAAtgtctcgggacttccctggtggtccagtggttaagactccgcgcttcccctgcagggggaaAGGGGTTTGAGGCCTGGTTGGGAAATGAGATCCCGAATGCAATGTCTTGACAGCACAAACACATCCTCCAGGGAACAAATGCAGACTACCTTTCTTGCCTGGGCTTCTGCGGGAGGCTCAGAGGCTTGTCTGCCCTTGGGGCAGGGGACACACATTGGCCATGAAGGCACTCGCTAAGAGGTGGGAGGCGTCTTTAGAACAGGGTGCCCCCCGAGTTGGCATGCCAGCAGCCCATCCAGGGCAGCTCTGTGGCCCAGCGGCCCGAGGTGGTTGTCTGGAGTTTGGCCTGGTCGAGGCGCCAGTAGCGGTCGTCTCTGAAGAAGATGATGGAGCCGTCCGGCCTGGGCAGGGCGCCACTGACCTCCTCTGGGACACCGCCCCAGTCCCGCAGGCCTCGGGGGTAGTAGGGCTCCACCTGCAGCCCTTCTCGGGCCAGCACATAGTAGCGAGTGCCTTTGAAGAGGACGAGGCGGCGCagaggagggaagaagaaggCAGCATCGGGGTGGCGGGGCAGGCCCCCCGCCCGGCACAGCTGTGGGGAGCCCCACACCGGCTTGGGGCCCCGGAACCTCCAGCATCGACTCCCTGTGGGATGTGGGAAGAGCCAGGGTGAGTTGGTTGCTCTTGCCCTCTGGCTCTGTACCCCACCCCTGTCCCCCCACACCCCTACTCCCCATCAAGTTGGAGCCCCAGGTGGTTAGTATTCATGATAACCAAAACGGATCAGTTATAAACAGCAGAGGAGGAACTGCTGTGGCCTCAACTTCCAGCAGGTGTCAGCAGAGGGCGGGGAGCGCTGAaggcccctccccatccctggcaGGAAGCACGCCCCTCCCAGGTGAGTAACGGCTTCCCCGCAAGGCCAAGGGCTTTCTCCAATGCCATTACTACCAACAGTTCTGTGAGGGTGGGGATTTTTGTTTCGATCACTACTGTATCCCAACACCTCCAACCCAGTGTGCAGAAGGCACTCAACATTGGTTGAATCAATGAATAAACTCTATTTTCTCATGTCATATACTGCACATTCCTCAGACATTATGTCCTTTTAATCCTCCTTTCCCAACAAGTCTGAGGGATTCTCTTCCCCATTCAACAAATTCAAGCTCCaagagtggtgttggagaagactcttgagagtcccttggacagcaaggagatccatccagtccatcctaaaggaaatcagtcctgaatattcactggaaggactgatgctgaaactgaagctccaatattttggccacctgatgcgaggagctgactcactggaaaagaccctgatgctgggaaatattgagggcaggaggagaaggggatgacagaggaggagatggttggatggcatcactgactcaatggacatgagtttgagcaaactctgggggatagtgtaggacagggaggccctgtggactgcagtccatggggtcacaaacagttggacatgacttggcgactgaacaacaatgagttGTGACAGGCCCAGCCTCACACAGCTAGGTTTCTAAAGAagattcattcttctgctgtaTTGCAGAGCTCAGAGCTGTCCTCTGCCTCCCTCGTCTCTGAAACGCTTTCACCCTCTCTCTTGGGACAACCTTGGCACATGTGCCTCCCAATCCATCACTAGAGGAATCTCTTGGGAGAGTTTCTGGGGCCGCTGGTTCAAACTGCAAGCGAGACTCCTTTGACACTCTTTTGACCTTGGGTAGATTACTCCCCCGCTAGTACTTAATTTTctcctctgcccagggctggTACCTTTGAAGAAGTAGAAGTCTCCATCCTCCAATGATACGGCGGCAGCCTCGATGTGGGGGGGCAGCCCCGCCCACCTTTCCTGCAGTGGGCGGGGCTCTGAGACGTTGCCGTCAGCTGTCACCTCCCAGAACTGGTTCCCTTGAAAAACGTACAGGCGCTGTTGTCCGTCTGCCCGGAGCCAAGAGAGAGTTGAGGAATGACCGTCagcctcctgccttccttccaggGCAGGTGCTTCCCTAGAGCCCAGCTTCCCAAACTGATGAGAAGGGACCCAGCAGAGAGGATGCCGTGTACACAGCTGGGACAGAAGGGAAAGTGCAGGAGGGAGCAGGGTTTTGCTTGGCTTGGGCTTGCTACCCTGAGGAACGCTTGTGACTTGGGATTTCTGGATTTTATAATTGCCACCCTCCAACCTTGTACTTCAGTTCCAGAGACCCCTGGAGATGCTGGGCGGAGGAAAGAAGAAAGCGAGGCACCGGTGGGACCATCTTACCTACAGTGATGGCATCGAAGGAAGAATGGCAATATTTAGGACCTCGGGTTTCTGGACGCCTTCCCTGGAGTCTGAGGGGGTCCCAGGCCTCAAAGTCAGTGAACAGCTTTCCCGGCAGCTGGATGGCCACTGAGCccccctggggcttcccttggtagggggaggaggaggagcgagGCAGGAAAGAACACACACTGGTTGGGGGGAGGTGTTGAGAGCTCAAGACCTCCCCTTTGGTTCATTTCATTATCTGACAGGTGCAGGGAAGGAGAGCAGGGGTGGGTGCTGCGGGTTAAGAGTTATCCTTGGTTGTTGGTGTTAACTATAGCACCAAACTCATAAGTCCTCTTTCCTACCCCACAGTCTGTGAAAGGGTAAAATTGGAGTGGGGAAACAAACAAGGGCTTGGAACTAAGAAGGGCAGAGGGTCCTCTTAGTCCTGGACAATGCAGATAGCAGGAGCACAGAGTTCGGAGGCCCGGACTGTGATGATGACGGCAGTGATCATTACATCACTGCACTTCACTTGTGAGAAGGAGGCAGAGTCCAGCAAGCTTAGAATTTGGCCTTAGTTCCTGAATCCTGGTCTGCaccttcctagctgtgtgaccttggacaagttatttaacctttctgagccccaTTCTCTTCACTTGTGGATAAAAAGATTCTTACTTCTTGGGTGTTGTTAAGTGCCTGGCCCATGGTAGGCACTCATAAGATATCAGCTGCTATTATTATGTTTGTGTAGATTTCTTGGGCTACAAAGCATGTTCATAGGCACTAAAACAAACAGCCCTGTGGGGGGGGGTAAGCAGGGCCTAAATTactcccccctccttttttttttttttaaggtaaaattgaGGATTTTAACAGAGGAAATGCTTTGCCCATGAGCAACTGCTAGTCTGATGTGAAACGCAGACTTGATCCCAGGGATCCTGGCCCTGTCCACCGCCCCCACGTACTCAGGGACGCAGCCCCCAGGCCGAGGCAGGCCTTGGGTCCAGATAAGTCGCTGGGCAACAGCACGGGTCAGTTCATTCTGGGGAAGACCTTGTCTAAGTCCCCCGCCAGGCAGAGACCCAGGCTCAGGGGCGAGGGGCCGGGAGTTGGGTGGGAAGAGTGGGCATCAACGTCGTGGAGGCGAAAGTTTCGAAATGAGCCACTGGAGCTGGGAGCAAGAAtaatgggggggcggggggagggtgtTGGTGGAGGCGTATGAGAGTTACTGCGCGGCCGGGGGTTGGGCAGGAACAGACAATTGGCACGCAGAGGAGAGCTGTGCCCAGAAATGGGTCGGGATGCTGGAGACCAGGCATAGGGAAGCAGCAGAGCGGGAGATGAGGTTTTTCTTTGAGGCGAGCCTGAAGCTGCAGATCGGAAAGGACCAGTGATGGGGAAGCCAGTTTCCTGCGCTTAGGAGGGGGGAATCCTATTTGAAGAGCCGGCGTCCGAGCCTTGGGGGTCccgggagggtggggggtggggcgcagGGGGCGGGTAAGGGCGCAGGGGCGTGCGCGCCGGAGGGTCTCACCATACAGGCTCTGCACGGCCAGCACGTCGTCCCAGCTGAGCAGCGCGTCGCGGCCCAGCCTCTTGTAGTAGGGCGCCATAAGCGCGCGCGGCGCGGCCGAGTGGGTCAGGCCGAGAGTGTGGCCGATCTCGTGCGCCAGCACCACAAACAGGTTGCGGCCGCGCCGGCGGCTCAGGGACCAGCGCTCGTCTCGGTCGAAGTGCGCTTCCCCACGGCGGGGCAGGAAGGCGTGCGCCAGGGCGCCTCCTGCAGGCGGCGCGGAGGGTCAGGGGCAGCCCGCGCCTCcgaccccccgcccccccaccacccAGCGCAAACGCCGTTGGCGTGGGTGTGGCGGCTTTTCTGATGGGTGATTTCCCTCCTAATTGAGTCTGGCAGAGGCGGAAGTGTGGAGCAACGAACAGATGACTAGGCTGTGGGTCTGGACGCCTCGGAGGCAGCGTGGTGTGCAAAGAGCATGGGGCCAAACTGCCTGGCTTGCAGTCCTGGTTTTAACCACTTATCCTAGCTGCCGTGACCTGGGCAGATAGCTTAAGGCCTTTGTGTCTTAGCTTTTAGATTCGAGAAATGAGAATGTTGACTAAGAGAGTCGAGCCTCGCGGGGCTGTTCTGAAGATTAAAAAGGCATGTGTGCACAGCccatagggcttcctaggtggtgctaaagtacccgcctgccaatgcgggagacataaaaGACCGGTTGAttcctgggcggggaagatcccctggagaagggcacggcaacccactccagtattcttgcctggagaatccccatggacagaggagcctggagggctacagtccatggggtcgcagagtcagacacgactgagcacaccacGCGCGCATGCGTATGTCACATGTAGTACTTAGAGCCTGCTGTGGGTAATAACTACTGCTTATTTTCGAAGAGATCTAGGATTAGGGATCAGTGGTTACCCCAGAAGGGGGCATAATGAGACTTCTGGGGTATTGGTATTGTTGTTTCTTCATCTGGGTGCTGGGTGTGTTTATGGGGAggtgttagttcagttcagttgctcagttgtgtctgactctttgagatcccatgaatcg from Bos mutus isolate GX-2022 chromosome 19, NWIPB_WYAK_1.1, whole genome shotgun sequence encodes:
- the C19H17orf50 gene encoding uncharacterized protein C17orf50 homolog, translating into MDKHGAKAPLWKKELEEPRAREAEAEAEAAEEESESESESDEERPPEESAAEGEAKAGGEAEGGEGRERGSVSYYPLRQESSTQQVALLRRAESGFWGWFSPLALLGGLAAPADRKRSPPEEPCVLETRRRRPRGGGCARCEILFCKKCRNLHSSPSYVAHCVLEHPDLGKTRPAHGGP
- the MMP28 gene encoding matrix metalloproteinase-28, whose protein sequence is MAARVGLLLRVLPLLLWGGLDAQRVGRELRREAEAFLEKYGYLSDQGPSRPSSTQFSNAIREFQWVSQLPISGVLDPPTLHQMTQPRCGVADTDSQMPWTERVSALFAGRWAKMRRKKRFARQGNKWYKRHLSYRLLNWPQHLPEPAVRGAVRAAFQLWSNVSALEFWEAPATGPADIRLAFFQGDHNDGLSNAFDGPGGALAHAFLPRRGEAHFDRDERWSLSRRRGRNLFVVLAHEIGHTLGLTHSAAPRALMAPYYKRLGRDALLSWDDVLAVQSLYGKPQGGSVAIQLPGKLFTDFEAWDPLRLQGRRPETRGPKYCHSSFDAITVDGQQRLYVFQGNQFWEVTADGNVSEPRPLQERWAGLPPHIEAAAVSLEDGDFYFFKGSRCWRFRGPKPVWGSPQLCRAGGLPRHPDAAFFFPPLRRLVLFKGTRYYVLAREGLQVEPYYPRGLRDWGGVPEEVSGALPRPDGSIIFFRDDRYWRLDQAKLQTTTSGRWATELPWMGCWHANSGGTLF